A DNA window from Litorilinea aerophila contains the following coding sequences:
- the meaB gene encoding methylmalonyl Co-A mutase-associated GTPase MeaB, translating into MAPVKARPSPDVATLVAGIRQGNRLLLARAISRIEDEAPDAQALLQALFPHTGHAHLIGITGAPGTGKSTLVTALVQAYRARGLTVAVVAVDPTSPFSGGALLGDRVRMRALSGDPGVFIRSMATRGNLGGLSKTTGDVITLLDAAGFDRIVVETVGVGQAEVEIATTAHTTVVVEAPGLGDEVQAIKAGILEIGDILVVNKADLPGTDRTVKALEAMLEMGRGGTRTVRHHGHLLSMELPAASSPSPQAGWTVTVLKTVATTGHGVEALCGRIEAHRDWLQESGELDVRERARIAHSLENIVRATLAQRMARELPAQALQDLVDTVRQRRQDPYSAAQQLLATLTGAAVSSQEA; encoded by the coding sequence ATGGCCCCCGTCAAAGCGCGCCCCTCCCCGGATGTGGCCACGCTGGTGGCAGGAATACGCCAGGGGAATCGCCTCCTCCTGGCCCGGGCCATCAGCCGCATCGAAGATGAAGCGCCAGATGCCCAGGCCCTCCTCCAGGCCCTTTTTCCCCACACGGGCCACGCCCACCTCATCGGCATCACTGGCGCCCCGGGCACGGGAAAATCCACCCTGGTGACCGCCCTGGTCCAGGCCTATCGGGCCCGGGGCCTGACCGTGGCCGTGGTAGCCGTAGACCCCACCAGCCCCTTCAGCGGCGGCGCCCTCCTGGGGGACCGGGTACGGATGCGCGCCCTCAGCGGCGACCCCGGGGTGTTCATCCGTAGCATGGCCACCCGGGGCAACCTGGGTGGTCTGAGCAAGACCACCGGCGACGTGATCACGCTGCTGGACGCCGCTGGCTTCGACCGCATCGTGGTGGAGACGGTGGGCGTGGGCCAGGCGGAGGTGGAAATCGCCACCACGGCCCACACTACCGTGGTGGTGGAAGCCCCCGGCCTGGGCGATGAGGTGCAGGCCATCAAGGCCGGCATCCTGGAAATTGGGGACATCCTGGTGGTGAACAAGGCCGACCTGCCGGGAACCGACCGCACCGTCAAGGCCCTGGAGGCCATGCTGGAGATGGGCCGTGGCGGCACCCGCACGGTGCGCCACCACGGCCATCTGCTCTCCATGGAGCTCCCCGCGGCTTCATCCCCTTCGCCACAGGCGGGCTGGACGGTCACGGTGCTGAAGACGGTGGCCACGACCGGCCACGGCGTGGAGGCGCTGTGCGGCCGGATCGAGGCCCACCGCGACTGGCTGCAGGAGAGCGGCGAGCTGGATGTACGAGAACGGGCGCGCATCGCCCACAGCCTGGAAAATATCGTACGCGCCACCCTGGCGCAACGGATGGCCCGGGAGCTCCCTGCCCAGGCGCTGCAAGATCTGGTGGACACGGTACGCCAGCGCCGCCAGGATCCCTACAGCGCGGCCCAACAGTTGCTGGCGACCCTGACCGGCGCGGCTGTCTCGTCCCAGGAAGCGTAA
- a CDS encoding anti-sigma factor family protein yields the protein MDERRCRQWLGELSAYLDGELAQELCAELERHLQDCPDCQVVVDTLARTVTLYRVLPAPGLPDGARQRLFHRLHLDSLGD from the coding sequence ATGGATGAGCGTCGCTGTCGGCAATGGCTGGGCGAACTGTCCGCTTACCTGGACGGGGAGTTGGCGCAGGAGCTCTGCGCGGAACTGGAACGGCATCTGCAAGATTGCCCCGACTGTCAGGTGGTGGTGGATACCCTGGCCCGCACCGTTACCCTGTATCGAGTCCTGCCGGCCCCTGGTCTGCCTGATGGAGCCCGGCAACGCCTCTTCCATCGACTGCATCTGGACAGCCTGGGCGATTGA
- a CDS encoding cobalamin B12-binding domain-containing protein: protein MVERKIRVLVAKPGLDGHDRGAKVIARALRDAGFEVIYTGIRQTPQMIAEAALQEDVDVVGLSILSGAHMTLCPKVVELLRAQGQEDVVVLVGGIIPEEDVEKLRAAGVSAVFGPGTPTQAIVDFIHQAVGQVAA from the coding sequence ATGGTGGAGCGGAAGATCCGAGTACTGGTAGCCAAACCGGGGCTGGACGGCCACGATCGGGGCGCGAAGGTGATCGCCCGCGCCCTGCGGGATGCCGGTTTTGAGGTCATCTACACCGGCATTCGCCAGACCCCCCAGATGATCGCGGAAGCAGCCCTGCAGGAAGATGTGGATGTGGTGGGGCTGAGCATCCTCAGCGGCGCCCACATGACCCTCTGCCCCAAGGTGGTGGAACTGCTCCGGGCCCAGGGGCAGGAAGACGTGGTGGTGCTGGTGGGGGGCATCATTCCCGAGGAGGACGTGGAAAAGCTGCGCGCTGCCGGCGTCAGCGCCGTCTTCGGCCCGGGCACACCCACCCAGGCCATTGTGGACTTCATTCACCAGGCCGTGGGCCAGGTGGCCGCCTAG
- a CDS encoding glucose-1-phosphate adenylyltransferase, protein MKTIAMILAGGEGTRLTVLSEARAKPAVPFAGKFRIIDFPLSNCVNSGIYTVGVLTQYRPHSLNEHIGIGKPWDLDRSRGGVRLLQPYQRRRGQQWYAGTADAIYQNMDYIWEHRADTVLILSGDHIYKMNYMPMIEYHWAVGADLTIAVMPVPIEEAHRFGIMQTDDEQRIIQFYEKPKERDKGNLASMGIYVFNAHTLERRLSEGGPENPRIDFGKDVIPAMIAEGDRVFAYRYEGYWVDVGTVDSYWATNLDLLKPEPALDLYTDKWPIHTKSEERPAAKFGPQSKVVSSMISNGCVIRGLVVNSVLSPGVYVSPGAVVKDSVVMNDTWIGPGARLEKVVVDKQVMIGAGAVVGTGDESVPNEQMPDKLYTGISVIGKGAYIPDGAQIGRNVLINSNRDEKDFPADGIVADGKTI, encoded by the coding sequence ATGAAAACCATTGCCATGATTCTGGCGGGGGGTGAGGGAACCCGCCTGACCGTTCTGTCGGAGGCACGTGCCAAGCCGGCTGTGCCCTTCGCGGGCAAGTTCCGGATTATCGACTTCCCCCTCAGCAACTGCGTCAACAGCGGGATCTATACGGTGGGCGTGTTGACCCAGTACCGCCCCCACAGCCTGAATGAACACATCGGCATCGGTAAACCCTGGGATCTGGACCGCAGCCGTGGGGGGGTACGTCTGCTGCAGCCTTACCAGCGGCGCCGTGGCCAGCAATGGTATGCGGGCACCGCCGATGCCATCTACCAGAACATGGACTACATCTGGGAACACCGGGCCGACACCGTCCTGATCCTCTCCGGCGATCACATCTACAAGATGAATTACATGCCCATGATCGAATACCACTGGGCTGTGGGCGCAGACTTGACCATCGCCGTGATGCCGGTTCCCATCGAAGAGGCCCACCGCTTTGGCATCATGCAGACCGACGACGAGCAACGCATCATTCAGTTCTACGAAAAACCCAAAGAGCGGGATAAAGGCAACCTGGCCTCCATGGGCATCTATGTGTTCAACGCCCACACCCTGGAAAGACGCCTGAGCGAAGGGGGGCCGGAAAACCCCCGCATCGACTTCGGCAAAGATGTGATTCCGGCCATGATCGCAGAAGGTGACCGGGTCTTCGCCTACCGGTATGAAGGTTATTGGGTGGACGTGGGTACGGTGGATTCCTACTGGGCCACCAACCTGGATCTGCTCAAGCCCGAACCAGCGTTGGATCTCTACACCGACAAATGGCCCATCCACACCAAATCCGAAGAGCGCCCAGCCGCCAAATTCGGCCCCCAGTCCAAGGTGGTCAGCAGCATGATCTCCAACGGCTGTGTCATCCGCGGGCTGGTGGTCAACAGCGTCCTCAGCCCGGGGGTCTACGTCAGCCCTGGCGCCGTGGTCAAGGACAGCGTGGTCATGAACGACACCTGGATTGGTCCCGGCGCCCGGCTGGAGAAGGTGGTGGTGGACAAACAGGTGATGATCGGTGCCGGCGCCGTGGTGGGCACCGGGGATGAGTCGGTGCCCAACGAACAGATGCCCGACAAGCTCTACACCGGCATTTCGGTCATCGGCAAGGGCGCCTATATCCCCGACGGAGCCCAGATCGGGCGCAATGTGTTGATCAATAGCAACCGAGACGAAAAAGACTTCCCGGCGGACGGCATCGTCG
- the pdo gene encoding protein disulfide oxidoreductase produces the protein MALLNEDIQEQVRKEFEQLEGKVKLVVFTQEVECQYCQETRELVEEVAALSDKLTVEVYDFVADKEQAEAYGIDKIPAVAILADGDTPKDYGIRFYGIPSGYEFSTLIEDIVMVSRRESGLSEATRQKLAQLTEPLHLQVFVTPTCPYCPRAVRLAHMMALESDLVKADMVEAIEFPHLSARYNVMGVPRTVINDKEFIEGAVPEAMLMARIQEAVN, from the coding sequence ATGGCGTTACTGAATGAAGACATCCAGGAGCAGGTTCGCAAGGAATTCGAACAGTTGGAGGGAAAGGTCAAGCTGGTCGTCTTTACCCAGGAAGTGGAATGCCAGTATTGCCAGGAAACCCGGGAGCTGGTGGAGGAAGTGGCCGCCCTGTCCGACAAGTTGACGGTGGAGGTCTACGACTTCGTCGCCGACAAGGAGCAGGCCGAAGCCTACGGCATCGACAAAATCCCGGCGGTGGCCATCCTGGCCGATGGGGACACCCCCAAGGATTACGGGATCCGCTTCTATGGCATCCCGTCTGGCTATGAGTTCAGCACCCTGATCGAGGACATCGTCATGGTTTCCCGGCGGGAGTCGGGGCTGAGCGAGGCCACCCGGCAGAAATTGGCCCAGCTGACGGAACCCCTGCACCTGCAGGTCTTCGTGACGCCTACCTGCCCCTACTGCCCCCGGGCCGTTCGCCTGGCCCACATGATGGCCCTGGAGAGCGACCTGGTCAAGGCGGACATGGTGGAGGCCATCGAGTTCCCCCACCTGTCGGCCCGTTACAATGTCATGGGCGTGCCCCGCACGGTGATCAACGACAAGGAGTTCATCGAAGGCGCCGTGCCCGAGGCCATGCTCATGGCCCGGATTCAAGAGGCGGTCAATTAG